Proteins encoded within one genomic window of Glycine soja cultivar W05 chromosome 1, ASM419377v2, whole genome shotgun sequence:
- the LOC114367483 gene encoding non-specific lipid-transfer protein-like protein At2g13820 yields the protein MERFVRLTVVLAMAMVMAAPAYAQISSTPCSTSMINSLFNPCMNFLTNSSANGTSPTAECCNSIKSLTSGGMDCLCLIITGNVPFRIPINRTLAISLPRACNLPRLPLQCKTSGGSPLPAPGPAAFGPSLSPSAPSLSPEASSVLPSPSLAPVSDTTPPLLTPSSATTGSGRSDLTPSSAMSSYRFLPSVVLIVLGFAVLKHY from the exons ATGGAACGTTTTGTGCGCCTAACTGTGGTATTAGCCATGGCTATGGTGATGGCTGCACCAGCCTACGCTCAGATCAGCAGCACGCCTTGCAGCACATCGATGATAAACAGTTTGTTCAACCCTTGTATGAATTTCCTCACAAATAGCAGTGCCAATGGCACTTCACCTACTGCTGAGTGCTGCAATTCCATCAAGTCACTCACAAGTGGTGGCATGGACTGTTTGTGTCTCATTATCACTGGCAATGTTCCCTTTAGAATACCAATCAACCGAACCTTGGCCATCTCTCTTCCTCGTGCTTGCAATTTGCCTCGTCTTCCACTTCAATGCAAAA CCTCAGGCGGTTCACCACTTCCAGCTCCAG GACCAGCGGCTTTTGGGCCATCTCTTTCTCCATCTGCTCCATCTCTTAGTCCTGAAG CTTCCTCTGTACTTCCCTCACCTTCTTTGGCACCAGTGTCTGACACAACCCCTCCTCTTTTGACTCCGTCATCTGCAACCACTGGAAGTGGCCGTTCTGATCTGACCCCATCATCTGCCATGTCATCTTACCGTTTTCTACCTTCAGTTGTGTTGATTGTGTTAGGATTTGCTGTTCTTAAACACTACTAG
- the LOC114405951 gene encoding non-specific lipid-transfer protein C6 gives MMRVLDQSASFLSVVTPNDKRITATTKNAAAALLLLVFFLSAATEAAAGCTEELISFSACLPYVSYPPNNLTESASKKCCEEFSSAVESESVCLCYLIRQPLILGFPLNTTRLHSLSSLCSTSTSFPFLCSSSSSESSALPPLNSALPTQTEGSSASLSGAGGGGSRGKGGGSYGSGTTVVPTFTGAGGGFHHRSSHVSTLTTSQFLSIHLATIFLTTCHLYNSC, from the exons ATGATGAGAGTTCTTGATCAGTCGGCTTCGTTTCTTTCAGTAGTCACGCCAAATGATAAGCGTATTACGGCCACAACCAAAAATGCAGCGGCGGCGTTGCTCCTCCTTGTATTCTTCCTCAGTGCAGCGACGGAGGCGGCGGCAGGGTGCACGGAAGAGCTGATATCGTTTTCAGCGTGTCTGCCATACGTGTCGTACCCGCCGAACAACCTCACAGAAAGTGCTTCGAAAAAGTGCTGCGAGGAGTTCTCCTCCGCCGTAGAATCAGAATCGGTTTGCCTCTGCTATCTGATCCGGCAGCCACTGATTCTGGGGTTCCCTCTCAACACCACCAGGCTCCATTCCCTCTCTTCCCTTTGCTCAACCTCAACCTCCTTCCCTTTTCTTTGCTCCTCATCATCATCAG AATCTTCGGCTCTGCCCCCTCTCAACAGCGCACTACCAACTCAAACTGAAGGATCTTCCGCTTCTT TGTCAGGGGCAGGAGGAGGTGGGTCCCGCGGTAAGGGAGGAGGATCTTATGGGAGTGGGACTACAGTAGTACCCACATTCACCGGCGCCGGAGGAGGTTTTCACCATCGCTCCTCCCATGTTTCAACCCTCACTACCTCTCAATTCCTATCCATCCACCTTGCTACAATATTCCTCACAACATGTCACCTTTACAATTCTTGCTAA